In Vicia villosa cultivar HV-30 ecotype Madison, WI linkage group LG7, Vvil1.0, whole genome shotgun sequence, the DNA window CGATATACCAGCACCAGGTCAGCAGTTTGCTCAGTTTGGCGCTGGCTGCTTTTGGGGCGTTGAATTGGTCTTCCAGAGGGTGCCTGGAGTGAGTAAGACAGAGGTTGGTTACACCCAGGGGCTTGTGCATAATCCTGCGTATGAAGATGTGTGTGCAGGGACCACAAACCACTCTGAGGTTGTAAGGGTTCAATATGATCCCAAACAATGTGCCTTTGAAAATCTGCTTGATACGTTCTGGACTAAACATGATCCTACCACGCCAAATCGCCAGGTATGTAAgaacttgtttgtttgttttagaaACTTTATCAGGTTATTCAGCTTCCATGAATGTTAAGAGTTTAGTAATAATGACATCTGGTTCTTCGAATGTGACAGGGGAATGATGTTGGAACACAGTACAGATCAGGAATATACTACTACACTCCTGAACAAGAGAAAGCGGCTCGCGAATCTTTGGAACAACAAGAGAAGCAATTGGGCAGAAAGATTGTTACTGAGATTCTTCCTGCTAAGAAGTTCTACAGAGCCGAGGAGTACCATCAACAGTACCTTGAGAAAGGCGGTCGATTCGGTTTCAAGCAATCTTCTGCTAAGGGATGCAATGACCCGATTCGTTGCTATGGCTAATAGTTGGTAAAAAAATGTGAGTTTATCCTTAAGGATCAATATGATATGACACTGTATTTGGAGTTTGAAAATGGGCATAGCCTTGAATTAGAGCTGTATAATTTTGTTGTAAAGTATTGTGTTGGCAATAAACAAACCAATAAATAAAGAACTGAAATATGTTTTCAGAATTTGATCAATTTGTGACCAAAAACCAAAGAGACACCATATAGTGTCCCAAATTTGGATGTTGAAACTTGAAATATTGCACTATCTATACCAATACAATCTCTATTACAGTATGTAAACAAGTTGCAACCAATATTAGTACTATAAGATGATGAATATTAAATTGTTTGTAAGGAAATGAACATGGTCTGTCAGCAACGGTATataagtcaattttttattttattattatggaCGTGAAGTCCTTGTTGCACGTGTGTTCTTGACTTCTTGTCATTTCCTTCCGTGGAGACAGAGTACACACGTCTATTGCTGATCTTACACCTGCTACACTGTCTATACTTCATGataactatttttaatatattcttTTAATAATAACTTCTCTCTGCGGAacaaattttttaagaaaaaacatgATAATAGTATCTCTGTATAACAATTGCAAGTTAGTAAATAAATGTTAAAATGTGAAAATATTTCTACATTCAATATGCAAATAATTGTAGTTTTATTATAGTATAATTCCTACCTAATTTGTACCTTAGTtgtggttttctctttctttttctcaatGGCAGATAAACAAAATTTTCGATATGTCTTTATTGTAGCCAATGTCAAAAACTCCCCCACTATATAGAAGGAAATTGGCCACTACTCTTTATGAGTGTCACTATTCAAAATCTCCTGTACGGCTTATCAACTTATTGATCAGATCACCCCAACACCAAAACAAAACAACATGACAACAAATTATTTATCGTTGTAAGTAATTCATAAGGATCTCTTAATGAAAAAAAGTTGACACAAGAGTACTAAAGAATAGTAGTCATAGCTAGATGCACAACATTCTCGAAGTTTGTTTACAACACAACAGGTGTGTGAACGATTGGAAATTAAATTCTCGAGTGACCGAGGTTTGAGAGTCCCATCAAATACACCAATTTGACAATCGCCGGAATAATGTGGAGTTTCTTTGAGTGAGATTTAAATTAAAGTCTTGCTCAAGGGAGGCGATTGAAGTCTGACTCCAAAAACTTCATTTAGAGTCTTGTTCAAGGGAGACGATTGAAGTCCGACTCAAGAAACTTCACTTAAAGTCTTACTCAAGGGAGGCGATTGAAGTCTGACTCCAAAAACTTCGTTTAGAGTCTTGTTCAAGGGAGACGATTGAAGTCTGACTCAAGAAACTTCACTTAAAGTCTTGCTCAAGGGAGGCGATTGAAGTCTGACTCAAGAAATTTCACTTAAAGTCTTGTCTGAGGGTTTGATTGGAGTCCCGCCCTAGAGGGCTCAATACCTCGCATGAGATACTTGTAGTTTTATCAGTCAGACTAGCATATAATCTCGCATGAAGGAATGATAGTCCTATCAAAAAGGCTTATTTGACTACCGTTCGAGTAATTTGGAGTTTCCTCGGGCGGGATCTAACTTAAAGTCATGCCCGAGGGACGAGACTAAAGTATGGCCCAAGAGATTTCACTTAAAGTCTTGTTCGAGGGCTTGATAGAAGTCACGCCCAAGGGACTTAACGTCTCGCTTGAGGGACTGGGAATCTCGTTAATAACGCTCATCATAGAGTTTCAATAGTTTCGCCCAATGGAATTGGATCGCATTAGACATATACTCCTTAATGCTATGTCGTTTAAAGCACTCCGCTTTTTATCAAAACTTTTGTGATTGAGGAAGTATATAGTGATATATTTGTAAAAGGTCTAATAAGGACAAAATGATTGGAAGTTTGCTATTAGGAAGTTGTCCCCCTAAGTTTGTCCTACTCGCCTAGTCATGGGAAACGTGGGAAAAGAGATTCCTCGGTCACAGAAAAGTCAGGTTCAACAGGCTAACTCACGTGTAACCCCCtgaattcaattaatttattcaattaaatttagctgcgttttattttaattattaaatgttttaaatgattttaattatataattggtGAAAATATGTGTATTGTGTGTTATTAGTGGATGTTGGTGGGAGTATAGATAATGTAGAcattatttaaattttagttgatttacaataattaaaataagagaataatatttaaaataaatagaaaataaagggAGTTAATAGAATAGatcttaattatttaataattagataattagtctattttaaataataaaaaataatgggaattattattaaataaaagaaaattagagTTAGTAAATGGAGTAAGGATATTATGGGGAATATAAGGATAAGTTGGATAAAAGGGTAAGATCCTAATTAGAAGTAATTAGGTTTTAGAATAAAAGAAGGGATTTGAAAAATCTGAGAGTGTCTGTATGTATTTTTGAGAGTTGGAGCAAAAGAGACAAAGAGGGAGAATAAGGGCTTGAGGTTAAAGAAGAACTCTAGGAATCAAAGATGTTTTTGCTAGAAATCGAGTAAGGGGGAGAAGGGACTTTCATTATATGTGTATTACATGATGGAGTAGAGAAAAGAGATCCTTACTCTCCTTAGCGTTATGTCCTTATGATGATTGTTGTGTTTTTTTATAAATCTATGATTGTGATGAATAGTGCTAAAATTGGATGTTTTAGGATTTGAATATAATGGACTAATTCATGATGAAATAGATGGATTTGTGTTAATTGATGAATAATTGATATGTTGTTGTTATAATGAACTAATACGATTGAATGTCTAATTATACAATTGTTGAGTTGCTCTTGTTGATGTTGGTTGTTGATTGTCGTAACTTTGAATTATGATTGCGAATGATGGATAATGTTATACGTGAAGATGATATATGTATGGTGATTGATGTTATATGTAATAATGATATATGCATGGTGATTATTCCGTTGAATCTTTGGGTGATAATGCATGTTGTTAAGTGTCATGCATCATGGTGTAAGGACTTCGGTCCATTTTTGATGAGCCTTGATTCTATGGgagtaggggtgctcgcggtgcggtttgggcggttttgacgaaaaaaatcatccgaaccgcaagagaaaaaatagtgcggtttggtttggttcggttggcttttaaaaaaaatccgaaccaaaccaaactaatgcggtttggttcggttcggttctttcggttttttacaaatattttattgagtcatacatacacatatagatgataacataattttgtatttatacattcatacactatcaaataacaacaaaactcgtcatattttgacaacaattttccatttaacatgtaaaaattaaattagacaaaagtggaatattaaacataaaataatagcataaaataatataaaaattattataacgaaacaaaaaatagaagagacggaagattagtgaaagtgaaaaagaaaaaaagtgttgagagattagagaagaagatatgcgataaaaacgaaactgaaatacggaacatttacataaaaatgagaaggtgaaaaagaaagaatataagagagtagagattatagaagaagagggaagatgtatgtgccaaagaaggtgcgataatgttattagagattttagaagatcgggactgaaattatatgtgtaaggatgagaaaattgttcgtaatcataatgctaatgtataataagtttaagtttgggttggatgtgagttagtaaaatttaggttgtaacatagtgcggtttgacttggtttggttcggtttacaaaatacaaaccgcaaaccgaaccgaaccgtgcggttttgtaaaaactgacccaaactaatccgaaccaaatgcggttttttgcggtttcgatttggtttggtttggtttgcggttttctattgggttggtttggttttgatcactcCTATATGGGAGTTAGTAAAATAAAGGGagttagtaaaataaatattttttttgtcccTTAACTTTATCTCGGAGTCTATTtgggtcccttaatttttaaacgTGTCAATTTGATCCTTTAACTTTTCAAACAGCACAATGTTAGTCCTTTTTGTCTAATTCTCACTAACGACGTCTATTTTTGGACGCGTGACATCCAACATGTCCATCACCAAATTccacatattattatttttaattttattaataaaaaataactaaaatttaAAAAGTGTCAATTTGATCCTTTAACTTTTCAAACAACACCATGTTAATTCTTTCTGTCTAATTATCACTAACGACATCTATTTTTAAACGTGTGACATCCGGCGTATCCATCACCAAATTCcacacattattattattattgttattattattattattaaacaataactaaaattaaaaatcaaaaatcCAAAATCAAATTTTATCAATCAGAGGATTCAACAGGCGTCCAAACTTATCCATCTctctctctttatatatatatatatatatatatatatatatatatatatatatatatatatatatatatatatatatatatatatatatatatatatatatatatatatatatatatatatatatatatatatatatatatatatatatatatatatatatatatatatatatatatatatatatatataacaagagTAAGTGTAGAATCAGAGGATTCAAGAcgtgtaataaaaaaaataattctcTCCGTCCTAAAGTAGGTAtcgcatttataaaaaaaattatcccAAAATACGTGTCGTTTTTTTAATAAAGgtgatatattaaaaaataaataaataaataaaaaataaaggtgaTATATCTCAAAATACCTGTCGCTTTTAGTTTTCAATGcaattttagtttttatcttccaattatatcttctaattaatactcttaatttattatttcttCCACCTTGCATTAATGATAATTTGAATACACTAATAAACAATCATGATAATTTGGTAAAATTGGTATTCGTTTTTAAATTTATCACATTTTATCACAAATATTTTGGGACGGAGAAGCTAATATATTATTAGCTTAAATGTACTTTTGatctatataattataaaattttaatcaattaatcctCTTTAATAAAACCTAACTTTTTTATCTCAATTTTACTTTTGCAATTTGTTGGCACTCCTCCATTTTTATATACATGACAATggtgattataattttttttttaaatgactttaatttgttatttaaaacGCCTAATTGATCCTTCTATGAATGATATATATCTTTTGTATTCATTTAGAGCATTGATATTTCTTATGAAGAAATTCTACTGGAAAGAGAACAATACATGAAACTACCAATCAGATAAATACACTTCGTACATGAGAGAGTGGGTAATTATTACTGTTTGCGAATGTCCTTGTAGTATACTAGTATTGTTTCTTTTTGTCAAACTTCTTTCAtaacaaatattaattataaataaatacaaGTATCATACATTGTCAATAAACCATAAATTATATGACttttaaaaagataaataaaGTACGTAATATTTTCAATTATTGACAGTTATATTTAGAATCGATTAACAATCATATTTTATACACAACTTTTCCTTTATTGGATGTCATTGTAACCTTATTTTCCTTACACCACCAGGCTTATAAGCaactaaaatattaattaaactaGATTATtggcccgtgcgatgcacgggtattttaagattgaaaactataatatttattaaaagttaatattttattattattattatattaaggaggttataataataataataataataattattattattattattattattattattattattaatgttaatttttAACAATTACATTATTATatcatgatattttttattaatattattttatttttattttcatttttattacaatagttttgttttaatgacttattattattactaaaatatttattatcaaattaaaattgTCACTTAAAAATCAATACATTCTCATATGTTTTCAGTATCTCTTAAAATGACGtaatcattatttaaataaataatctaaataaaagaaaatatattattaatggtATACATAATTTTGCAAATTTTGAGGTATTGAGAAGTTATTGtcattaaaaatatttagtaTCGGATGACAAATatgaaaaattcaataaaaatacatGGAAAAATGGGTGATTAGACACATATTTGTAAACAAAACTTTTATAAATTGACCTATAAAtctaaaatatgtatattttgttctcctgcacaaaaaaaaaattgaacaattATGATGACAcatatcaaatgaaaaatatagaatatataaaaataatagagatTCATATTTTGGGTGTGGGTAATGATATACCTATTAGAGaaaaatatgtatattttgttttcctacacaaaaaataaaaaaaatcaacaattatgATGACACAtgtcaaatgaaaaataaagaatatataaaaataataaagatttaTATTTTGGGTGTGGGTAATGATATACTTATCAGAGAAAATGAACACAAATAAAAAAGGATGGtagaaatatatttaaattaagagggagaaaaatatcatatcacaaaaataataatacatcATATCTGTAATAGAAAGATGAGTAATATAATGTTAAACTATTTAAAGGAAGAaatagtttgaaaaaaaattaaattataatgtaAGTAAATTCTTTTCGCTTAGTTATGTTCCCAATGATCCGTgagattattatatttttatgattttctattttgATCTCAATTATTTGTAAGATCATTGGGAAAAAGATATGactctaatcatttgatttaagatCTTACTCGTCCAATATTGTGCAAACTTTAAAGGAATACAAATTTGTGAAATAAATTGTCAAAGTAAACCGATTTTGATTGATATTCTAAAACTGATTTTAATAAATTGAGGggttaaaaaatttaatcaaaattaaatatttatttcaatgaAACCAAATTTAATTCTTTGTATAAATGCTTATTTTACCGATtttaatttattgatattttaaaactgaATGTAattgatgttagaacaagatttgttctgatcaattatcttagttttgatgataacaataatatgaattttgcttaagataatatggtactctaatccaatgcaatttccttttcaggaaatatataaagagtatgcataattcagcgctcagaagctttgtctcaaagggttcagcatgcaacatcagaacatggtctggcaagacatcagaagatggtcgaagcagaatcagaacatgggtctatggaagcatcagaagaacatgagatcagaagcactgaagttctgatggtatcacgctcagaagcacttcaaggtcagaagatcagaagatgctttgcaccaagctgtttgactctgatgatattcaaacgttgtattcacaaacatcagatcagaaggaagtacacgtggcaagctacgctgactgacaaaaggaacgttaaaagctattataggcaacgtcagtagacacagcgtgaacaaggctcgaggtagttgacaaaagcgtataacattaaatgcgatgctgtacggaacacgcaaagcattaaatgcactcaacggtcatcttctccaacgcctataaatatgaagttctgatgagaagcaaggttaacatttctgaacaaaaacaacgcctattaacttgctgaaactctgttctattcaaagctcagaatcttcatcttcatcaaagctcactacattgctgttgtaatatattagtgagattaagcttaaacgttaagagaaatatcacagtttgtgattatagcttttaagaagcaattgtaatactcttagaattgattacattaagttgtaaggaactagagtgatcgtgtggatcagaatactctaggaagtcttagaggttatctaagcaggttgtaactagagtgatcgtgtggatcagaatactctagaaaagtcttagagggtatctaagcagttgttcctggagtgatcagtgtgtgatcagaagactctggaagacttagttgctgactaagtggagaaccattgtaatccgtgcgattagtggattaaatcctcagttgaggtaaatcatctctgcgggggtggactggagtagtttagttaacaacgaaccaggataaaaataactgtgcaatttatttttatctgtcaagtttttaaagctacacttattcaaaccccccctttctaagtgtttttctatccttcaattggtatcagagcgccggttctaaggtgcaagcacttaaccgtgtttagaaaagattcaggaagagaaaaacgcttcagtaaaagatggctgatgaaactgcaaagtctacacctgcatctacatctggctctgctgagcaacacaacggtaacaatggttatactagaccgccggtatttgatggtgaaaactttgaatactggaaagataaactggaaagttactttcttggtctagatggtgatctatgggatcttctgatggatggttacaaacatccagtaaatgccagtggcgtaaagctgacaaggcaagaaatgaatgatgaacagaagaagcttttcaggaatcatcataaatgcataactgttttgctgaatgctatctctcatgctgagtatgagaagatatctaacagggaaacggcctatgacatatatgagtccttgaaaatgactcatgaaggaaatgctcaagtcaaggagactaaagctctcgctttaatccagaagtatgaagccttcaagatggaggatcatgaagacattgaaaagatgttttcaagatttcaaactcttactgctggattgagagttcttgacaagggatacaccaaggctgatcacgtaaagaagatcatcagaagcttacccagaagatggggtcctatggtgactgcattcaagattgcaaagaatctgaatgaagtttctctggaagagcttatcagtgccttgagaagccatgaaatagagctggacgcaaatgagcctcaaaagaaaggtaagtctattgcattaaaatccaatatcaagaaatgcactaacgcttttcaggctagagaagaagatcctgaagaatcagaatctgaagaagaagatgaactgtccttgatctccagaaggctaaatcaactctggaagaccaagcaaaggaagttcagaggcgtcagaagttcaaagaaatttgaacgtggagaatcgtctgatgacagaagatttgacaagaagaaggtcatgtgctatgaatgcaatgagcctggacacttcaagaatgaatgtccaaaacttcagaaggaaaatcccaagaagaagtttcataagaagaaaggtcttatggcaacctgggatgagtcagaagatgattcagactctgaagatgagcaggctaactgtgcgctgatggcgacagaagatgacggatcagaatctacatcagaatcagattctgaagaggtattttctgaacttactagagatgagttagtttccggtcaaactgaacttctggaattcaagtctcagattagtctaaaatacaaagagctgaaaaagctatttgaatttgaaacaaagaagcttgagttggaaaattctgaattaaaagaaaaacttttaaaattatccaataatgttggatctccttctgattcagaaaaatccactcctagtctaaaccatattctgaaagaatatgatttaagtttcaggaagttcttatctagaagtattggcagaagtcagctagcttctatgatatatgctgtgtctggaaacaaaagagtcggcattggttttgagggtgaaaccccatacaaacttgaacctgttgatgaaatgaaattcacatacaagccattgtatgatcagttcaagtatggccactcccatgatattaggcacacttcacatgctcaaagttttcacataacacacaccaaaaagcatgtgacacaacctaggaaatatcatgaaattcacattaaaaattatcatgctgttcctcctattgcttacaatgttaaacccaagttcaatcagaacttgagaaaatctaacaagaaaggacccaagaagatgtgggtaccaaagaaaaagactatttcttttgcagattctcttggcgacaaagaagataaaagtcaacatgacatgtcacttggactcaagttggtctcaacacttgaagggaagaaggactgtcttccaagttctggtacttaaatctgtggaAGAAACTATATTCgcaggagatcagaaaagaaagtttattagtcttggaaccatctgttttgtttgtttctaaaagcaatgatgtttcgttcttaagaattctgaatgctctaaatgctacagaatatactatattgaaacattgattgtggacgaatcaataaatatctggtttgatgataaacttgtttctgatgaaacaaagcagcttaagaatttctgcagatacagttttgtcttatcagaagctgcagaacaaaaagtaaatctccagaagctgtgtatatcagaagtaatggatcagaagatcattcagatttatatcagcacacttcaaaaggagtgtttccagaagagaaacctgatcaattcagaagcagtgatcggaatcagaaggcgtaaagcctattgaatatttcacacctgtcatccattatctgatgatgaacacgtgtctctacggtcagtacgaagcgtgcagttgaaaagacgccgacctaggtaactgtattaaatcatttcatttaccatgctatctctcctaatgtcatttcacatttaatgcaaaatgatttaaattattttcaaatcttttaaatagcccgcttcaac includes these proteins:
- the LOC131615806 gene encoding peptide methionine sulfoxide reductase A1-like isoform X1, which gives rise to MLLKLLPATSSAYSTASNSLQVFVSSSFSTPAKTKFLPSLSRFSVKRSCFSSQTRPYTTVTKPSMNLLNKLGFGSGRSSENYDSAIPQGPDDDIPAPGQQFAQFGAGCFWGVELVFQRVPGVSKTEVGYTQGLVHNPAYEDVCAGTTNHSEVVRVQYDPKQCAFENLLDTFWTKHDPTTPNRQGNDVGTQYRSGIYYYTPEQEKAARESLEQQEKQLGRKIVTEILPAKKFYRAEEYHQQYLEKGGRFGFKQSSAKGCNDPIRCYG
- the LOC131615806 gene encoding peptide methionine sulfoxide reductase A1-like isoform X2; translated protein: MRICGTATSSAYSTASNSLQVFVSSSFSTPAKTKFLPSLSRFSVKRSCFSSQTRPYTTVTKPSMNLLNKLGFGSGRSSENYDSAIPQGPDDDIPAPGQQFAQFGAGCFWGVELVFQRVPGVSKTEVGYTQGLVHNPAYEDVCAGTTNHSEVVRVQYDPKQCAFENLLDTFWTKHDPTTPNRQGNDVGTQYRSGIYYYTPEQEKAARESLEQQEKQLGRKIVTEILPAKKFYRAEEYHQQYLEKGGRFGFKQSSAKGCNDPIRCYG